The genomic region TAAGTAAATGCTGTAGATAACTGATTAACTAACTAATGTTGTAAAGGGTAACTAAGTAACCCAGgaggtatataactaaaattcttaagtatataataacCAATTAAGATACTCTGGTCTTATAGTTGTTACGTCATGCATATATAACTTCCCATCAATGGTGTTGGATTCGTTAAACACGACCCAGTCCGGCTGCTCATTAACAATGAAGGAAGATGGGTGTATATACAGTGGCTTGTAATTAAACTTTTGGTACCTATAATCAAGTTAAAATTCACATTATAGTAGttttatacaatattaactattttaaataactattttaagttagtattatttagtttcaTACGATTTAACTAAAACATATGGTTGTTGATCTTCTATCTTGGGATCAGAAACGTGCAAAGGCTTGTTGTCTTTCAGGTGACTTATGATTTGATTTGAGTTTTGGAAGTTTTGGACTAGATATTCCTTGCAAGCCACGTTTAGGAAGAAGCTAGAAAAAATCGTCTTGATGAGGAGCTCAACGTTGCCATCGCAGCTGTTAGTTTCGAGGTCGTACTTCGCGAGGAGTTTGGTTGTCTTggtttttattttctcGGCCATTTGTATTGCTCTTTCGTTAACCATATGCACTGACAGCCATCTGTCATCTTCATCCTTATAATACTGCGACAATTGAAACATGTTGAAATAGGAAACCAAATCTCCCTCAAGTGCTGCGAAGGCTAACTTTGCACTCTCCAAGCGGTCAGTGTGGTATGAGGACTCGTTACGATATATCTTACAAGACTTTTTCCACAAAATTTCCTTCAcctaaatattattacaacaCATATTCAAGGATTTGAGaaataaatacattaaaGATATGCTGTTTAGATGGTACCTGAAGCATTGAATATATGATTAGTGCTTCTTCTGAGCATCCAGACTCCACTGATCTATACAAGAAACTAGAGAGGTATGGCGTAACCCTCAATTCAGCCATCAGGTTTCCAATCGGGTAAACCAACTCGCCAGAGGCGTCTATGGCGCCTAGCATATAAAGTGTGAAGAGAGAGTGCTTGAGCGATTCTGCTGGTGGCTTAGTCAAAAAGTCGAAGTCGCTTAACTTTGAGATTCCCAGGGATTTCAATAGCAGCACCATCAGTGTGAGATCCTTCGTCATGATCTCAGGCACTATAAACTcctgaaaattatttgaaggTTATAATCGTTGAATGGTTAACTAATGTAAAGTATTACTTGCACTATTGAATTATAATCATCTTGCGTCATTAATCGGTAACACAGTCCTCTACGTACGTTATGTATTAGTGATGATTTAATCATCATTTCCTCTCTGGTTGAGGGTGTAATATTCTCGCTCATTCCAGTGTTTAGGTACTCTGATGAAAGTCGTCTGGTGAGACAGCTATCCACCAGGTACGTTATTTCTCCCATCCCGAAGTTATAATCATTTACATCTGTGCATATGAAAATGTTCCTCAGAACGTTTTCCTTTTCTTCCATATAAATGTTAGCTCTAAGGCACATGACGTTAATTATGCCTTTATCGCTCGAGAACTGATTTGCGATTTCTTCAAGTTCCGCCTTCAGTAAATGTGCGTGTTCACGTGTCGGCACAAATATTAGGATATTATCACGACTCTCATTCTTACATATATCATACACTAAaccatttatatataatattcatCAAAATCATTTATCTATTTGGTTTATGAAATACCTGTTGATATGAGTGTTTCCAAGTAATTGGAGGTCGGTCTTGACAAGTAATTAACTTTATAGAAGGAGAATTCGTTTTCCAGATAAATATATTGGACGTCTTTTAATGGGAAGTCTCCTAGACAAAAATCTGGCGTTGGGACGTTGTCCGGTTCATTTGACTCATTGCTTGTTTCCCtcttaaaatattcaagaATGTAGTTAACGTTTGTCGACTGATACAGCAGGACCAGTCTGAGTCTTTTCCTGACGTTCAGGAGACGCTTAAAAAGTGCCAAAAGCACGTCCATGTTGATTGGTCTTTCTTGTAGGTTGCACAACACGAACACAGAGAATTCTGACAGCAAGGGGTCCACTAATAATTTTCGGATTATATACTCGTCGGTTGTGTACACAATTTCGCTCTTCTTATTATAGTTGGAGTTATCGTCAAGTATAGTTGTCACTAAAATTTTTGTCAAACAGTAAAAAACCATCATAAGATACTTAActgtataattaatattatttttataatgattagtaattatatattaaatagaTACTTTAGttagtataattaagtaattatatatatataattatttttttcaatataATTACCTTTGGATTGATCACTGACCAGTGCTGAGCAGAGGTCACTAAAATAAAGGACATCTTGTTTGTTGTTGAAAACTGTGCAAATTTTGGGGGGGTTAGGGGTCTGTTTGACTTGGTCTGTAAAGCCTCGGTTAAACAGGTAAAACGGAACAAATGAGTACATATAACTGTCTGGGTATCCTGAGAGAACAAGCACGTTGTACTCTTCGACAGAGTGAACGATTTGGTTCTTATACTTTTCTATAACTCTTTCCATTTACCGCACCCCGCCCATATTTAAGAAGTAAAAAACTTTGTTGAGACTTCTATTTTGGTGTAATTATTTCAGTAAATTTCTATTGACAGCTTGTGTTCCTAAAAACCACCAGTTTAATTCATTAACCTATTCATTTTAGGTTACACGGAACCAACAAACACAAaaacattatatttaaatccATTCTAGAAAAACAAATGGattaaaaagaataaaCTCGGACTGTAAATTAATCTCGTGATGTTGTGTTGTGCAGAATCAAAAAGAATGAAGAAATTCGAAAAATTGACATAGACATATACGTAAATTAggatttttttaaaattagaatattaaaactGTTTATTTTGGTGGATAAAAGTTCAGGTTGTTGTTTGAGCTGCCAGTTGTGTGTTTCGTAGAATAGCCAACTTCTGGTCCAGATAAGAATAACTCAAATTTATCTGTTTTGCCTTTCCTGATAGAATAGCTTGTagtttacacatttgttCTTCAACTGTCCTTATTCTcctaatatacatatagGGTGTCGacttaaataaatttaactatatacAACTGGTATGGAGTATACCTCTCGTAGTAATCTTCTCCTTTTTTCAAATCCATTTCTACGTAGTATCCAGTTCCTACTGAAACCAGGACCTTGTCAGGGTTAGTCAGTTCTCCTAggaatttgtatattaagtGTTGGAGGATTATAAAGACtacataaattaataatttatcagaagtagaaataaattttagatGTGTTACCTGGAACGTATACCAACGAAGTGAGAGGAACttgaatttgtttatttttcttcTCCAATTCTAGGAGGGCCTTTTTGGATTCTTGGAATCTCTCCATTGCGATGGTTAGGGCATTAACTAGGCTTTGCAACTCATTTACCTcctaaattttatttgaaaaGATATACAATCAATTCGTTCGTAATATGATTCAcaaaaaaatcaatattcataagattttaaattaccTCTTCAAGCTTTAAAATGAGCATATTCAGTTCCTGTATGGAAAAATTCTCGAGCCTCCTGGCATCTGCATCagagtttaatttttcaggATCATCCAAAGGTGTAGTCATtatgatataaataattaattataaatattctaatgAATTATGAAATAAAGTACACCACACTGATGGAATCAAACTGTGTAAAATGTAAGTGAAgttgtatttatattacagaTATAATTGGCtacatttaatatttataatccTTCTCGTACAAGGTTGATTTAACCATATCTTTGGTTAGTTTTTCAACGTCCTCGAGATCTTTCTTGCTTAATTTACCCTGGGCTGCCAGTGAGTTATTTTTGGTCATTTGCTGGAGAACCTTTTGGGCATTTTTGACATTTTCATCCTTCCCACTCCATACCTTTAAACAACTGCTCTGAAGCGCCCTTCCATATGAAAACGATAACTTCCAAAGCCTACTGCTCTTCTTATCTCCGGTTTCAGagtttgaataatttgttagCGTTAGGAGGCGCTCGTTGATGTCGTTCAAATTCTTAGTGGCTTCCAACTCGCTTTGTCCTCCGGATAAGAAAACTACTCCAGGAACAACTGCTGGGACTGTCCTCAGTAAGCATCTAA from Theileria annulata chromosome 1, complete sequence, *** SEQUENCING IN PROGRESS *** harbors:
- a CDS encoding ATP-dependent RNA helicase-related protein, putative (Alternative gene model possible, no hit to SMART / Pfam domains), producing the protein MERVIEKYKNQIVHSVEEYNVLVLSGYPDSYMYSFVPFYLFNRGFTDQVKQTPNPPKICTVFNNKQDVLYFSDLCSALVSDQSKVKYLMMVFYCLTKILVTTILDDNSNYNKKSEIVYTTDEYIIRKLLVDPLLSEFSVFVLCNLQERPINMDVLLALFKRLLNVRKRLRLVLLYQSTNVNYILEYFKRETSNESNEPDNVPTPDFCLGDFPLKDVQYIYLENEFSFYKVNYLSRPTSNYLETLISTVYDICKNESRDNILIFVPTREHAHLLKAELEEIANQFSSDKGIINVMCLRANIYMEEKENVLRNIFICTDVNDYNFGMGEITYLVDSCLTRRLSSEYLNTGMSENITPSTREEMMIKSSLIHNVRRGLCYRLMTQDDYNSIVQEFIVPEIMTKDLTLMVLLLKSLGISKLSDFDFLTKPPAESLKHSLFTLYMLGAIDASGELVYPIGNLMAELRVTPYLSSFLYRSVESGCSEEALIIYSMLQVKEILWKKSCKIYRNESSYHTDRLESAKLAFAALEGDLVSYFNMFQLSQYYKDEDDRWLSVHMVNERAIQMAEKIKTKTTKLLAKYDLETNSCDGNVELLIKTIFSSFFLNVACKEYLVQNFQNSNQIISHLKDNKPLHVSDPKIEDQQPYVLVKSYQKFNYKPLYIHPSSFIVNEQPDWVVFNESNTIDGKLYMHDVTTIRPEYLNWLLYT
- a CDS encoding prefoldin-like protein, putative (Moderate hit to Pfam DUF232 domain) — translated: MTTPLDDPEKLNSDADARRLENFSIQELNMLILKLEEEVNELQSLVNALTIAMERFQESKKALLELEKKNKQIQVPLTSLVYVPVFIILQHLIYKFLGELTNPDKVLVSVGTGYYVEMDLKKGEDYYERYTPYQFYSIRKGKTDKFELFLSGPEVGYSTKHTTGSSNNNLNFYPPK